The Halictus rubicundus isolate RS-2024b unplaced genomic scaffold, iyHalRubi1_principal scaffold0154, whole genome shotgun sequence genome contains the following window.
TTCATACAAAGGTAATAGGGGTATCGTATAGGGGTAACAATAAAGGGAACGAGACAGGGGATTCACAGCTGCATTAGAAAGGGGATTCGCATAGTTACAAGACATTTTAAATTCGGGTTTGTACAtatctttgctacgtctgtatagagcctttttttcgatacgaacactaaatctctcgaaattaagagaatctcttagcggcagcaatcttgtgacgtcatacttgcttcagaattcgaattttctgccgaatattacaaattactccacgatgaggtagaaattcgcaatttgggctctatacagacgtagattggacttttaggaaacacaattgatcacttctaaactgctcattgcaatattgaagcggcagtttgtctagattttgacccttgcatacgtatatggatttcaaaccatgccggcccccttaagggtgcgtggccgtttgagctctccaatgctatcggagagtgctattcctatattgcaaaataaaacactgacgaatttttctctcgagagtaaatcgcgacagttttactctcagagacacgacttatgtttttttaatgtaatttttcagcatcgtgcgataccgaaattcgttttacaaggaaagttttccttgtgattaaaaaaatttgaatcagtaatattttttaatttcaaaatttacgtccacaatcagagacctcaaaacattatatttcaaatttttgcggaaatcaaataattttttcaaatacacgaccgccatttttttaattttgagttcagatctgtaaccggcgatcccgaaaaccttagaatactaattttttaacagaacgaacaattttttaacgtacacgttcgccatattggatctgccattttgtttttttaaattttgcgttcaatttcgtaatcagcgatcatcaaaacattaaaacacaaatattcaatGAAATCTGGGTCCAGGacggtcttcctggaaattgcaatccgcctaggtaaggggccacttctgtaaggtcctggtctgcgcagggacatgatcgtatgaaggaaaaagaaggagatattggtggatgattcgcttccttgttggtctagtgatgggatattgatcgGATTTGTTGACGCAGGTGCGACGATTATAGCATgagtaaagtacaattttggctaaaatggggtactttagtcatcccgtataatttcgcatagtgatttgattatgaaaaatgaatgtataacatgtgtatgccaatcaaatggtaataataatttatcaaaaatatgtaacacgcttgtttcgtcgtctcgtcctggacacttctggtttttcctgccaataatagtaccctACTACTTTCGCCACGATATAGATCcattactgcgccggacgcgcatgcgcaaaaaccccgacgaaaatccccccactgaagtagtcaggtcatccggctgacggagcttgcgagttagtcttgccgaagccgtcgaaccgtcgaaccagatctacgcgatgaaggtatgtaactttttaagttttatataaaaatgttgtttaaccctttgcactcgaagctatttcaattccaaaatgaaacatttcttccgacttagaatattgcccttctctGTTGCTTTGGAACATATCAATCCATTCCCTCTCTATCAATTCACGAATATCTGTGTTATTCTTCATTCTTGGGTGTGTCCCAAACAATAATCTAAATGGCGTTGTACCGATGCTTCTATGAGGtgttgcatttaaaaatttctgagtaATATCCAAATAGCGATACCACTCATCCGGTTTGGGCGCAGACAACTTTGTTACTATTGGTATAAGTGTCCTATTCACACGCTCTACCTGTCCATTAGCTCTTGGCATTCCTGTCGTTATCAGACTGTGTTCTATTGCTTCTGATTTGCAATATTCCCGAAAATCATTTGAAGTAAAAGCAGTGCCACGATCAGAGATAATTTTCCGAGGATTTCCAAAAATCGCTGATTGTTTCTTTAAACGTTCTACTACTTCGGAGGTAGCTGTAGTTTTTGTGGCATACAACCACACAAACTTCGAAAATGCATCCACGACCACGAAAATGTGCTTGTAACTCTTTCGTGTGGATGGCAGTGGCCCGAGATGGTCGATGCGATACACATCTAATGGAATATTCCCTTTGTCAATAGAATGTAAAAATCCTTCCTGTCTCCCATGTTTCTTTTCGGCTAGAATGCACGGAACACAATTGCGCACCACTTTCTCAACTTTTGATTTTAAGTCTGTGAACCAATAATCTTTTCTAACTAGAGTCTCTGTTTTTGAACTCCCGAAATGACCATTCTCGTGTACGCGTCGAATAATTTGCGATTGCATAGTACGCGGCACTATTAGTTTCACGTCACCCTCAATTTCCTTAAACAACAGTCTATTCTGTATTACGAACCCACTTAATCGTTTTTCATTCACTGCTTCGAAAGTCGGTTTCAAAGTCTCATCCTCACACTGCGCTTTACGAATTCTCGCAATTATGGTATCCTCGCATTCGTTCATTAACATACACTCCGGTAACGGATTTCGGCTTAACGCATCTACGTGTCTTAAACTATTTCCCGCACGATgttctattttataattaaattcctcTAATAAAAGAGCCCACCTCGCAACTCGAACACATAAATCTCTCTTACGCATCGTTAATGTAAACGCTTGACAATCTGTGATTATCTTAAATGGTATACCCAACAAGTATATTCTAAATTTTCGTAGGGCTTTAACTACTGCCAAAACTTCCAGCTCGTAACTAATATATTTCGATTCTGCTGGTGTCGTTTTTCCACTTGCAAAGTATACCGGATAAAACTTGTTATCAATATTATTACGCTGCAAAAGAATTGCACCATAACCATGCATCGAAGCATCCGTATGTAGTTCAGTCTCCGCTTCTAatctatataattttaaaattggactATTGCTCAATATAGTTTTTAACTTCGCAAAtgcaaatttttcttcctccccaAAGTGAAAATTGACGTTCGATTTCAATAAGTTTGTTAACGGTCGTGCGATCACAGAATAGTTTGCGATAAACTTTCGAAAGTAACCAGCCAAACCTAAAAAACTTTGATTTTGCTTGAAATTTTGTGGTTGTGGAAATTTCATAACCGCCTCTGTTTTCCTTTCTGATGGACGAACACTTCCGTCTTCAATTATGTGCCCTAAAAACTCTACTTTAGTCTGTAAGAAGCTGCATTTCTTCCAATTGATCTTTAGACCAAATCCCTCCGCAACACGCAATACCATCTTTAGATTTTCTATACCAGTTTCAAAATCCGTTGAGGgaaccctagtagcacaaaatattggttaaatatttttttcagatattcaataaatattttttgagccacacttttgaatatgaaataaatatcagattgaaatattatatacagatacaggaaatatgaaataaatgttaaagaaatgtaaattaaatattcatcaaatatgaaagagatatttaaaatacgtaatgtaaatattcagaaaatatacaatcaatatttaaaaaatgtaaaataaatatttctgttatattctatgaatggttagtctatattttttaaacgtttattttacatttaatgtatgtgtatacaatatttgaatcgaatgtttgctttatattaaaatgtgtggctcaaaaaatattggtttgatgtttgaaaaaatatatttaactcacttttatatatttggCTTGCGCTAATTGTGGTTCTCTAGATCGGGAtttagtgtttttttttatgtaatgttaaatatgtatcttttaaaacttcgattccaAACGCGAACTGAAAATATGGGCACACGTGAGCGCGGCGCGGGCATTCCTTGGAGCGGTCACCCATCCCTCCTTGTGACGTGGCCTACGGTTGTTGTACCTCGGTGATCTGTAACGTAGTGTTCCTACCCCTTCGAATCATCAGATGAAATCATTTTgccaacatttcaattttcactaacaatactagtggcaccataaaagatacactacctttcaaaagtgtggaaggagctgaacagaatcttatggaactttattgtttaagattttttattataatcaaagtatgactttctctgaaaattgaatttagtaaagcgaaagaagctagggaaaaaaggcaaaggaacaaatgatacatatataataatgaatacggatttgatggcatattaatttaacttttattgaatacgcttgaaataaagatatattttatatatatttataagcttacagccttgacttggctgtcgctaaaaataaagacacgcattgtcttatttccacctccgtaattgtagtttgccttcttcttgtggcagctgtgaaattaaaaatgaaacaaaatacatacatatgtattacgtatagctcgtggcaatacataaaagtaataattatagttacttactcattacagcatcatataattttaaatttacaaatgataattttttcttctttccttatccggaataattcgtagctgcttcatttgacataattttccgaagcatattataaataatttttttgttggtgtctccaccgactagatataacagttgtacctgaaaaatatatgccattatttatttgatgtcaacattacagattatatatatgtaccacataccaaacaacagtaaatacaaaccagcgaattaaatttttctgtgtgttctgatatcatcgtatcaaaatcgttgatggcaactaccgacgctaatggtaattgatttagaaaattattatctaattcgtcatggctgcttccacccgttactctaacatttaataatctttcaatattctctaatttatttaaaattaattttacgtcgtattttatttcgatatattgcCGACTTAATGCGGCCAATTGTCCCTCATCCTTATTTGTTGTTATACTATGTACATCTGTGGAGAATATCACAAAGTATTATTATCACCTTAAGTTTATTatcttattatatgtataattgattactattttgatatttataataaagatttagcatttttgtctattttccgacttacttggtgtttctatttgcgatggctcaattggttggctttctttcgaagaatcagatgaatcggatgattcgaaaataatgcgctttttggatatattgtgttttggaattttggatacttttctcgttggcgacattttaaaaattatataaaataatccttaaaaatataaatttataaatacctcaattaatatttactttaaaataacgtaattaaacttaaatttagtgatactgatgaagcagttcacatgctacgaaatatgaatggcatttaactacgaatgatttgtacaaaatttcatttagttcgTAAGACAAAATTTCATCAGTcaatttatcaaatttaaataatcctattattttggatttaatagggtgtttataaaaattttttaagtttgttgataatttcccaactattctgttttctaatatgtctgtgacttgtaggacatgtccattttttaaaaagacataacggtcacaaaatccatacgcttttaatttaaaataaggaagttgtattgtttttctgttattgctgattgtaatccttatttgtgtattaatattttccgtgactgtaggcattccattttccgataatctatttgttatttgtgcTAAAGGTTTATTCCATCTACGTAGCATGCTTACTAGCTTTCCTAAATAGTTTTCAAAAGGAAAGCAACTTAATTCCTCCAAAGAATATCTTAAATTTtctacgtcgtctgaaatgtgcactaaattatgaatattatatgtacaaaattctctgccataaaggctaggacaattgtcaacaaatttaaataacattccccGAGCTGTATTTAACCACTCTGCGTTTGGATATAActtattatgtaataaaattctaatagcgacatgaaataacaagaagtgatcataataattatctggaagaatttgttttaacagAATGGGTCCCAAGTATAAAAGGAATAGTCGGAACTCAGTAGCTTTGAATCGAGGTAGCTCCGATATGGGACGCGATTTACGATTAAATTCACTGGGTACATATTTTGCTGAAGATGTCATTctctttgataatttattcttatctgaaattccaagttgtattttgcaccaatgaccgagtaattttttcattacccctaagcaacataaatgcatataatctagagcaaaatgttttattatatcgagtttaattatatttaacagagGTGTTGTTTGATTATTTTGATGATGAGCAATGTCgtgaaagttttcaaaatggGAATGCGTTCGAGCGCTAGCGTCACGTTTTACATAACCaattcgttttttgtaatatatacccgtttctgtacttctttcgcaacctttgtaacccgtatgtcctttaatattttttaaaaatgctctcgcaggtgcatcacacgtaaaacatataacagttactttaaaattattaccatcgtaaaataatccatattctaaaatatcgttcaattcatgtacaaaatcatttaaataatcagtcaaggaattaggttttgcatcgccataatatattgctattggaaaagggggcaccgtacaatgtttcaatactattttgcataaaatgggccaaaactgtttatttgaactttttgaaagtggaataccagcgacattaaaaattaattgaaacataaatgtttctttcagctccgtcaatacactttcattttctaataaagtaaataaatgcggctttatacctaaatatgaatattgagctatcgtattctttttgcTAATAAGTGATGTAATATTGCTTGATGAGCGCATAGTCTTTAATATAGTTCGTGCATCGCGTGGAATCTGATAATCAGGAAAAAAGTCCTTCAagccttttaataaattgtttagttgggtatgattgattttattttctagggaccatgtttttaaaaaggtaattaattttaaatttctaaaagcaGTAGATGTATCATCTGTAATGTAATTTGTGTTactcctattatttgtaatttgaagatcaaattgtGAACTCTGATCGGATATGACGGGGTCATTAATTGTTGTCGAATTATTTGGCATGAttatactttcttcttcggtaTGAAGACTCATCTGACTCTGATTGAAAGCTATctgtttctttataaatttatattttttgtaacgtttttcggccattgtgaaatttaattgtgtaactgcaaaataaatggtatatgaaaaactatctttgaaagctttgataaatgttacgtttaggggaggcagctcggatgaccttgaccttgatatatgttgtcaaggtcacctttttgctcgtttttaattaaaaagttatgaacaaaaaaagtttgaaaaatgcaacagtTATTTTCAGTATTGAAGGCaaaaacgactaatatgtgcgtGGAAATGAAGCAAGTATTAAGGAAAAAAGTCATTTGGGTTGGCAACgtacgcgtgaaataaaaacacatGTACGAAATCAAAATGTGGAACATTGTAAGCGTAGTCGGGCGGCTCTCACCGCCAAACTAACCACAAAACAACTCGTATATGATTCTGTATATTTCAATTAGTGTTCAGTGACAGATTGTATGAGAATAAACTGTACTTGTAACCAAAATTTAACgaaagttttttgcaattatttcgcaAACTAAGTCCAAGCGACGGATAAAGgtatagagaaaagttgttcagaatgttgaccttgacaacatatgtcatccaaggtgcctcccctaaacgtaacatttaccaaaactttaattgcaagtctttagaaaatgaaatatatatatatatttatttatttattatacattacataaatgtacttaccttttctgcgatcgatgaaatgcaggtgtagagaggtatccgtttgtattattacactacacgcacgctacgtatttctatactataataacttttctatactattctatactataataacttttctatactattctatactataattatactatgtatacatataggtcGCGTTCCGCAGTCAAACCGTTCGTTATGTAAGAGCTGGCTGAAGACTGAAGACTAGAACGCAAAAATTGTGGTGGAGGTGATGAAgcaaagtgggagaaaattgggggtgagatctagaaaatggtccagacgttgtcttaaactgtaaatgttatggcgccggaaagtcgtacaaaaaatcggacgagtcccgtcgcttcgagctcaagagccttcgacacttagactgatatatttcttctagtcgggtggtcgaagtCTTGAGATTTGGTGTCAAATTCATTCTAGAGATACATTCGTGGGTCTCACATTGTATACGTTGCGTCCCAACACAGATTGCTCGCTAAAGAATGAATGATCTCCGCTGAAATAAGGCCAGGACGTCTCCCAAATACTTTGACTGCAGtcgaatgtttatattttctagcgcagCGAGTATAATCTCCAGACTCTGTTTAGACAAAGCCGAGAAAGATCTCGAATAGGTTCCAATACTATAGGGAGTCTGTtgctacgaactttttaatcttatacagttcaatcacgttgcgtAAGACATAAGAGTTACGATTATTGTTCGTGCAACTTTGTCGCACATAGTaagaacattaattaattaattaattaatcataactcttatgtctcacgcaacgtgattgaactgtataagattaaaaagttcgtaatgttcttataatataaatgtatgtcgattaagtgacacactcgaattcaaagtaaattaaaagtaaacattttacttccagtattgaataaagatttattttatatttgaaaccaATATGTCATTCGTAATATGAAAGTTGTATGACTTCCATAttctggaagaaatatttttccatgaaaagtatttcctgcatatttaaaaaaaaatcctatttcttatattaaataaagatgcattttataatgagaaaaaaatattcttttcataatatgaaataaatattatctgtatattaggaaaaaaatattccatttctaatattaaataaagattcattttataatgagaaaaaaatattcttttcataatatgaaataaatattatctgtatattaggaaaaaaatattccatttctaatattaaataaagattcattttatatttagaaaaaaatatttttctcgtaacatgaaatagatatttcctgtatatttcaaaaagaatatttgtttcttaatgtagaataaatgttatatgtatatttaaatattaaaaacagattgtatctctttttaatattgtatgaatatgtatacaatattttgtgctactacggtagtttttcacggaaaaaacgccgaaaaaagtggtttttattttttcctactatgacgcactaatcgcaggaatttgaaaaaaattgagcataatacttaggacaatatctcattgctaaattaattctgttctagtgtctcttcgatttccatatgaaatctgcattttttcgatttttttcgtgtttttcgatttttacagccaaagtttgcaacggaaaaatctgaaaacgattcaaagtatgcggtttggtgtcagaaatgtgtcacatttttttcagaatttaaaattgtcattaaatggggaaaatgggccaaaaactggattttcgtttttcctctataactacccttacagatgagctatagggctaaaacttggttgaaaggtatcttttttggtaggctatcgaatggcgcaaattggaataaaatcccttccagggcagatttgacccccaaaaccggctatagcctttaaagGACAAATTAAAGGATGTTATCAGTGCGGGAGAACAAATCATATTAAAAAGGACtgctattattataaaaaacaagtgaaacattcaaatattcaaagtgaGAAAATGGCTGAAACAATTGAAGTAATACAACCATCTGCATCTTCAGGAAATTATAATACATCCTCAACAAATTATGACCCATCACGTGTTGCGTttatggtgggagaatatgaagAGAAGGACAAATCTGATCAAGATAAAACTACATTTATCTTGGATTCGGGTGCATCGGATTACATAATCAACAGAGAATATGTAGCCGAAAATTTTGACACACTTCCTGTACCAGTAAAAATTTCCGTTGCGAAGAATGGTACATACATTAGTGCAACAAAGAGGGGTACCATACATATCACCACCAACAGGGGTATACAAGGGACGCTGCAGGATGTATTCTACTGTCCAGATGTACCGTACAATTTACTTTCGGTTCGAAGAATTCAGCAGGCAGGAATGAGCGTGACGTTTGACGAACAAGgagtaaaaatacataaaaatggtaaCGTTGTAATATCATGTAAGCCCTTGAACAATTTAACTGCTATTGAATTTATgcttaatatgaattttaaaaattgtgttgctCAAGCAACTAGTGCTGAAGAGATGATTATACATTATGGCATCAGCGCTTAgggcatatcggtaaaaataaattcttagagTTGAAGAATAAAGAGATGTTTGCGGATATAAAGCAAATAGAAAAAgttagagtaaacgataatTTATGCGAAGCTTGTGTAAACGGTAAACAAGCACGAGTACCATTTCGAAAAGCTAAAGATAAAAGTCATGTAAGACGCCCATTATTCATTGTTCATACAGATGTTTGTGGTCCAATCACTCCAACTacaattaatgaaagaaattattttgttttgtttctggaTGAATATACTCTCATTATTGCGTTACATATTAATTGCTCGGAAGTCAGATGTATTTTCTGCCTTTCGAGATTATGTTGCCAAAAGCGAagctcattttaatttaaaattagtaaatttacatagtgataatggtagggagtatttgtcaaacgaaatgaaagattattgcgtTGAAAAAGGCATAAGCTACCACGTACTCCACAGTTAAATGGTGTGTCTGAACGTATGGTGAGAACCATAACGGAAAAGGCTCGGGCTATGGTAGCTGGAGCTGGTTTAGACAAAGCTTTTTGGGGAGAAGCTGCTTTAACGGCTACATATTCGTTAAATATAACTCCAACAAGGGTTTTGAAAGAATCAAAAACACCATATGAAATGTGGCGTACGAAAAAGCCTCAATTAAGATACTTAAGGGTTTTCGGATCAACTGTGTATGTTCATAATAAAACCAGAGAATCAAAATTTGAGGATAAATCCTGGAAAGGTATTCTAGTTGGATACGAAGCAAATGGttataaagtaattttgtaGTTTCAAGGCCAGTAATGGTTCGATCTGAAACTGATAAATCTAAATCAGTAATCTCTCAAAAATCTAATAATGATAAATTAGATACAACTACAACAAAGGTAgtcgaaacaaatgaaaatgccAAATTAAGTAATGAacttaataaatctgtaatagaaacagataacgacgtgcaatgaatctttcaataataatagtaacaaaaatgataataatgataatgaaacAGGAAAATTGTCTCCCGAATTAAGGAGGAGCGATAGGACCAAACATCGTCCAACTGTTGCTTATAATGAAGAATGTCGTATACGTAATGTGTGCCGTATGCGTGAGTGGTGCGAGCGACTGCGCACGCTAGCCGCGCACGTATTGTGTGtgcgtaattagtcgctattcgggcaaggccgagaccacatggccggcaggtgaaaataccttttataagtaacttgtgttaatttcaataaatatcacattatactcgcacgtcgcggcaggccacctaacctgatcctaaatacaccacaaAGAAGAAATGCCAGATGATTATTATCTATCCGTTCGGTCTATTGTTTATGAAGTTCCTAAATCATATCATgaaatcgaaaatagggatgATAAAATGAAATGGGAACAGGCTATTAAAGATGAAATTAATTCCcttttaattaacaatacatggACTCTAGTACCAAagcctaataataaaaatattgttgattgtaaatgggtatttactattaaaaatgatGAACATGGAAATCCATTAAAATATAAGGCTCGCCTTGTTGCACGAGGTTTTAGTCAgcaatatttagtagattataACGAAACATTTGCACCGGTTGCAAGGATTTCAAGTTTTAGATGTATTTTGGCATTTGCAAATCAGTTTGATTTGTTAGTACATCACATGGACGTTAATAAAACAGCATTTCTAAATGGtacgttaaaagaagaaatttacaTGAGAGTTCCTGAAGGAATTAAAAGTAGCAACAATGAAGTATGTAGATTGAATAAAGCGTCATATGGACTTAAACAAGCAGCAAGATGCTGGCTTGAGGTTTTCGAACAAGCGCTTATAGAAAGAGGTTTTAAAAACTCTTCAGTTGATAGATGCatatatattttagataaaggagatgtatctcgaaatatgtatatatgttgtaCTTTATGTAGATCTCTGG
Protein-coding sequences here:
- the LOC143363850 gene encoding uncharacterized protein LOC143363850: MSPTRKVSKIPKHNISKKRIIFESSDSSDSSKESQPIEPSQIETPNVHSITTNKDEGQLAALSRQYIEIKYDVKLILNKLENIERLLNVRVTGGSSHDELDNNFLNQLPLASVVAINDFDTMISEHTEKFNSLVCIYCCLVCGTYI